The genomic region GACCACCCCGGTGCGCGGATCGTTGGCCCGCATGCGCGAAAGCACTTCGACCCAATCCCCCATCTCGAGCCCCTCGCTGGCGACCTCCTGCCACAGCGTCGGCTTAACCCGCAAGCACACGTCGCCGTAACGGAGCCGAGCGTAGGGCCCCGACTCTCCCTCGCGACGAAACACGCGCGGACTGGGAATGAGTCGCCGGGCCAGGGCGACGTCCTCGGGATGAACCCAATCGTCCCCGTTTTGCGGCCACCAGGGGTAATATCCGTAGCGCGGTTCGATCTTCATGGCGAGAGGCTCGGCATGGGACGAAAGAAGGCGGAGGTCGTTTCGCAGCAAGCCGCCCCCTTCACGCGATCATACTCGAAAAGTGAAACGCGTCCCGCCCCCCGGCATGCAGTCGCGTGTCAGGCGAGCAACGGGAAGAACGGCCCGGCGAGCGGTTCGCCGGGCGAAACGGCGGGGACGCCCGCAAGCAGCGGCTCGGGCGATGCGCTGCACGTGCCGTCAACAAAAAAGTTGACCACCGCCACCCGTCGCGGGCGATCGCTGCGATTGGCCGGCGAACCGTGCACCGTGAGCGGATGGTGAAAACACGCCTCCCCGCGACGCGCAATCACGGCGACCGGGTTTTCGAGCGCCTGGCATTGCTCGTCGGACAGCAACTGGCGAATCCCTTCCATGTCCCCCGCCAACTCGGTCCGCGGCAGCAAATCCCAGCGATGGCTGCCGACGACGTACTGGATCGAACCGTTCTCGGCGTCGCAGTCGTCCAGCGGCAACCAGCAGGTAAGGTGCCGCATCGGTTGGGTGCGGGTCCAATAGGAATAGTCCTGGTGCCAAGCGACCACGCCGCCGTGCCGGGCCGGCTTGCAGAAGAGCTGGTCGTGCCAGAACCGCGGCGGACCGCCCAAGAGCTGCCGCGCCGCCTCGACCAACGGCCGATGCCACACCAAGTCGTGAAACCCAGGTCGCAACCGCCACGCCCCCAAGGCATGAAACAGCGTCGTCTCCGGGGTCGTCGATTCGTTCGTGTGGTACTCGTACCACAACTCACGACCTTCGTGGTCGGGGAGAAAGAACTCGGCGAGCTCGGCGCACAGCGCATCGCACTGTTCAGGCGAAAGGAGCGGCACGTTCGTCACGAAGCCGTCGCGCTCGAACTGGGCAAGCTGCTCGGTCGACAACACAGGACCGGCGGTCTCGAACGAGTTCGCAAACAACGTACCGACCGGCCCATGAACCGTGGAGAGATCGCGCATGACGAGGTTCCCGAAGGTCCGACAGGGCGAGGAGCCGCTGCAAGGAAGCAGAGCGAGGAAACGCCGCGAGGAAACACAGTCGAGCGATCGCCGCGACGTCTGAGCATTGTAGCGAACTCCCAGGCCGTCGAACGCGCGCCCTCGTGGCGGCCAACTCCGGGAAGGGGTCCCCGAGCCGGTCCGACGCGAGGGGGGCGATTTTGCGGATTCAACCGGCAAAGCAGGGGGGGCCCAGGAGCCGCCCCCGAGCATCCTCCTCAAAAAGGGAGACTGGCTCGCGAGCCAAGACCAAACCCTCCTTGAAAGCGGCGCTCCGTGAGCGCGCCTGTCCCCTTTTTTCAACCGGCTGCGAGGGCGACCTATAATTGCAAGCTTCGCGCCCCGCCTTCCCCTCGCGCCTCGCGCCTCAAGATTTTCGACTCCCCCCATGAAACTTCACGACTTGCTCGCCCACCACGGCGTCGCGGCGAATCCGTTCGCCGACGAGGACGCCCAGACCGATCCGGTCTTCCAAAGCCGGTGCGGCGCGAGCACGTTCCATCCCAATTGGGACAAGGTCTACGGCGACCCCGCGACTCCCGCCACTTCGATCGTGTTCGGCGAGAAGGGAGCCGGCAAGACAGCGATTCGCCTGCAGATCGCTGCGCAGATTAAAGTACACAACGCCGCGCACCCCAACGAGCGGCTGTTCGTCATCGAGTACGACGACTTCAACCCCTTCCTCGATCGATTCGCCGATCGGCTTAGCGGCCGCAAACGCCGCCAAGCGGCGCGAATCCTCGACGAGTGGAAGTTGTGGGATCACATGGACGCGATCCTGTCGCTGGGAGTCACCAGCATCGTGGACCGCTTCCTCGGCGCCTCGCAACCGAGCGGCCCCGCGGCGAACGCGCTTCCCAGCGACGCCCGGCAACGGCTCGATCGGTTCCAACGGCGCGATCTGCTGCTGCTGGCCGCGTGCTACGACAACTCGCTCACCGAGACCTTTCAATCGCGCTGGTATCGCCTGCGGCGCAAGTTGCGTTATCACCCCTGGCAAAACTGGCTGCTGCGC from Pirellulales bacterium harbors:
- a CDS encoding phytanoyl-CoA dioxygenase family protein — its product is MRDLSTVHGPVGTLFANSFETAGPVLSTEQLAQFERDGFVTNVPLLSPEQCDALCAELAEFFLPDHEGRELWYEYHTNESTTPETTLFHALGAWRLRPGFHDLVWHRPLVEAARQLLGGPPRFWHDQLFCKPARHGGVVAWHQDYSYWTRTQPMRHLTCWLPLDDCDAENGSIQYVVGSHRWDLLPRTELAGDMEGIRQLLSDEQCQALENPVAVIARRGEACFHHPLTVHGSPANRSDRPRRVAVVNFFVDGTCSASPEPLLAGVPAVSPGEPLAGPFFPLLA